The following are encoded in a window of Elusimicrobiota bacterium genomic DNA:
- the nadD gene encoding nicotinate-nucleotide adenylyltransferase, protein MKIGLFGGTFNPIHHGHLIIAESARSYFGLDKVILIPSGKPPHKPGIPIASKEHRLKMVKIAIEDNPYFSVSDYELRKTDLTYTFDTIQYFKNLYPKDELYFIMGLELLLEINTWEKGENILDECKFLVGLKPNFSVSKIPDKVKNKVKFFYIPFIDISSTLLRGYLSRNVSLRYLTPESVRKYISKNNLYQE, encoded by the coding sequence ATGAAAATCGGGTTATTCGGCGGGACATTTAATCCTATACATCACGGGCACCTGATTATTGCAGAATCGGCGAGATCCTATTTCGGGCTGGATAAAGTTATATTAATTCCTTCCGGGAAACCTCCGCACAAACCGGGCATTCCTATTGCATCAAAGGAACACCGGCTGAAAATGGTAAAAATAGCCATTGAGGATAACCCATATTTTTCTGTCAGCGATTATGAACTCCGAAAAACTGACCTAACCTATACTTTTGATACAATCCAGTATTTTAAAAATTTGTACCCAAAAGATGAGCTGTACTTTATTATGGGCCTTGAACTATTGCTGGAAATTAATACCTGGGAAAAGGGCGAAAACATCCTGGATGAATGTAAATTCCTTGTTGGTTTGAAACCAAATTTTTCAGTCAGCAAGATACCTGATAAGGTAAAAAACAAAGTAAAATTTTTCTATATACCTTTTATAGATATTTCCAGCACCCTGCTCCGGGGCTATTTAAGCAGAAATGTTTCCCTGCGTTACTTAACGCCTGAATCTGTGAGAAAATATATTTCCAAAAATAATTTATATCAGGAATAA
- a CDS encoding LCP family protein: MHDKLKKLTLKQITLIVAASIVVITIFLSWRSNVVSRITAKKNINFIVVGTDYVDHSLHSDTLIFVSYNPRSNFIDIISIPRDTKISVPGLNVNRINEVYAYYFKREKNHYSSLEALRKVVAIIFLNRVEIPYYFQVDYNAFRKLIDAVGGIKIEIDDPMKYDDQAGNLHINFTPGPWLLYGSSAVDLTTKKEYKNMGALEYVRFRSNAGDIGRIYRQQRFVEALVNRFKSPTIILRIPRLLKCIMESPHTNLGIYDILTMMLELKKVDFDNIRKAQLPGKPFYNYWMADPVEINKVLGLIYGSGVEYDQAKIIVEVLNASSYPGIALEVSRKLRDSGFDVINYQNCPTKSLKTIIVDRVGNLKAAQNIANLMETEEIFTRYDSKRLVDISVYIGKDYKIKNKQEYQ, translated from the coding sequence ATGCACGATAAACTAAAAAAACTCACTCTAAAACAAATAACTTTAATTGTCGCCGCTTCCATCGTTGTAATTACAATATTTTTATCCTGGAGAAGCAACGTTGTATCCCGCATAACAGCTAAAAAGAACATTAATTTTATTGTTGTCGGCACCGACTACGTTGACCATTCCCTGCATTCTGATACGCTTATTTTTGTTTCCTACAATCCGCGCAGTAACTTCATTGATATTATCTCAATTCCCAGGGACACGAAAATCTCCGTGCCCGGCCTCAATGTAAACAGGATAAACGAGGTTTATGCGTATTATTTTAAAAGGGAGAAAAACCATTATTCCTCTCTTGAAGCCTTGCGTAAAGTTGTGGCGATAATATTTTTAAACCGGGTTGAAATACCTTACTATTTCCAGGTGGATTATAATGCTTTCAGAAAACTTATTGACGCTGTAGGCGGCATTAAGATAGAAATTGATGACCCAATGAAATATGACGACCAGGCGGGAAACCTGCATATAAATTTCACGCCAGGCCCCTGGCTTTTATACGGCAGTTCAGCTGTCGACCTTACTACAAAAAAAGAATACAAGAATATGGGCGCTTTGGAATATGTAAGGTTTCGCTCCAACGCCGGAGATATCGGCAGGATCTACCGACAGCAAAGGTTCGTAGAAGCCCTGGTTAACCGCTTCAAGAGTCCGACAATAATTCTGCGCATTCCCAGATTATTGAAGTGTATAATGGAATCACCCCATACGAATTTAGGCATTTACGATATTTTAACTATGATGCTTGAGCTTAAAAAAGTTGATTTCGACAATATCCGTAAAGCCCAGCTTCCCGGAAAACCTTTTTACAATTATTGGATGGCTGACCCCGTAGAAATCAATAAAGTACTGGGCCTTATTTATGGTTCAGGCGTTGAATACGACCAGGCAAAAATTATTGTTGAAGTGTTAAATGCTTCCAGCTACCCCGGGATAGCCCTGGAAGTATCAAGGAAATTGAGAGACTCAGGGTTTGATGTTATCAATTACCAAAATTGCCCGACAAAATCCTTGAAAACTATAATTGTAGACCGGGTAGGAAACCTGAAAGCTGCCCAGAATATTGCCAATCTGATGGAAACCGAAGAAATTTTTACACGCTACGATTCTAAACGACTGGTAGACATTTCCGTATATATCGGCAAAGATTATAAAATAAAAAACAAGCAGGAATATCAGTAA
- a CDS encoding type IV pilus twitching motility protein PilT, with product MAEMVEILKAAVDKKASDIHVVVGKPPMVRIRGEIQSLDEFPVLTPDESKRIIYSILFEDQRGKFEESGELDSSTIVPKVARFRVNVFLQKNGVEAVLRVIPTVIPTPEEIELPTQITSLADLPKGLVLVTGPTGSGKSTTLACLLNLINTKHKHNIITVEDPIEFVYEHKSSIVRQREIGQHTKSFATALKYALRQDPDVLLVGEMRDLETIGAAITMAETGHLVFATLHTQDAAQTVDRVIDVFPPHQQQQVRVQLASTLKAVVSQILVPRCDMPGRAAAREIMTVTPAIANLIREGKTHQIYNAIDTGMKFGMISMDKALIALVQAGRVSTEDAAAKAANPDYVRSGGKTVMATGGPGSYAAH from the coding sequence ATGGCTGAGATGGTAGAAATCCTGAAAGCAGCAGTTGACAAAAAAGCAAGCGACATTCACGTTGTGGTTGGCAAGCCGCCAATGGTAAGAATCCGGGGCGAAATCCAGTCTTTGGATGAATTCCCTGTATTAACGCCGGATGAAAGCAAACGGATTATTTACTCGATTTTATTTGAAGACCAGCGCGGAAAATTTGAAGAATCCGGGGAACTTGATTCTTCAACCATCGTCCCGAAAGTTGCCAGATTCAGGGTAAACGTATTCCTGCAGAAAAACGGGGTTGAAGCGGTTCTGCGCGTTATCCCTACGGTAATCCCTACTCCGGAAGAAATAGAATTGCCTACGCAGATCACGTCCCTTGCAGACCTGCCGAAAGGACTTGTGCTTGTCACCGGCCCTACAGGTTCAGGAAAATCAACAACACTTGCCTGCCTTTTAAACTTAATCAATACAAAGCACAAACACAATATAATAACCGTTGAAGATCCGATTGAATTCGTTTACGAACATAAAAGCAGTATCGTCAGGCAGAGGGAAATCGGCCAGCACACTAAATCATTTGCCACCGCTTTGAAATATGCTTTACGCCAGGACCCTGACGTTCTTCTTGTCGGCGAAATGCGTGATTTGGAAACAATCGGCGCTGCTATTACAATGGCTGAAACAGGGCATCTGGTTTTTGCAACGCTTCATACCCAGGATGCCGCCCAAACCGTTGACCGCGTTATAGACGTGTTTCCTCCGCATCAGCAGCAACAGGTGCGCGTGCAGCTGGCGTCCACTCTAAAAGCCGTTGTATCACAAATACTTGTTCCGCGGTGCGACATGCCCGGGAGAGCCGCGGCGAGGGAAATAATGACGGTAACCCCGGCTATTGCCAACCTTATCCGTGAAGGAAAAACACACCAGATTTATAATGCCATAGACACCGGCATGAAATTCGGTATGATAAGCATGGATAAAGCGCTGATAGCTCTTGTCCAGGCTGGTAGAGTATCTACGGAAGATGCAGCAGCAAAAGCCGCAAACCCCGATTATGTGCGCAGCGGCGGAAAAACAGTAATGGCTACGGGAGGGCCGGGTTCCTATGCAGCACACTAA
- a CDS encoding cyclic nucleotide-binding domain-containing protein encodes MQHTNTSDKLKFIKTIPALSNFSQDFSNKLAEMMEYKEAQPDETIFSEGSASAHLYIIEEGEAIVIKKLSEETEKVLSVINDKNIFGEMSLFSAQSRTASVKAKTRLLYYRISIDAFKKLLSSDPAGTQKMLETLLFLTLGRLEQTSRELATIYEIGKMMIKSLPLPEFCQEIIKHLCLSVPDVNTGSLFFWNEFAGDYEPYGTFPENIQKTAIPGKHPLSTFLAGKTEAIAITNKEKEIKGIIDKEITNVKSAVISPLFKKNLLGFILLGNTAKEVTYQHTTCDLLNSVSLQLVDAIENIKNQEERLAKERLERNRTGSVKF; translated from the coding sequence ATGCAGCACACTAATACTTCGGATAAATTGAAATTTATTAAAACTATTCCGGCATTGAGTAACTTTTCGCAGGATTTTTCCAACAAACTTGCGGAAATGATGGAGTATAAGGAAGCACAACCGGACGAAACTATTTTTTCTGAAGGCTCGGCATCAGCTCATCTTTACATTATTGAAGAAGGCGAAGCCATAGTCATAAAAAAACTTTCAGAAGAGACAGAAAAAGTTCTTTCTGTAATAAACGATAAAAACATCTTCGGTGAAATGAGCCTTTTCAGCGCTCAGTCCAGGACTGCATCAGTAAAAGCAAAAACAAGGCTTCTTTATTACAGAATATCTATTGATGCTTTTAAGAAATTACTTTCTTCAGACCCGGCAGGAACCCAGAAAATGCTTGAAACGCTTCTTTTCTTGACGCTGGGAAGATTAGAGCAAACCAGCCGGGAACTGGCAACTATTTATGAAATCGGTAAAATGATGATTAAAAGCCTTCCGCTTCCGGAATTTTGCCAGGAAATCATTAAACATTTGTGTTTATCAGTCCCGGATGTTAATACAGGATCTCTTTTTTTCTGGAATGAATTTGCTGGGGACTATGAGCCTTATGGAACTTTCCCGGAAAACATCCAAAAAACTGCCATCCCCGGCAAACATCCGCTCTCCACATTTCTTGCCGGTAAAACCGAAGCGATAGCCATCACAAATAAAGAAAAAGAAATAAAAGGGATTATTGACAAAGAAATTACAAATGTAAAATCCGCTGTAATCTCTCCGCTTTTTAAAAAAAATCTCCTTGGGTTTATTTTACTGGGCAATACTGCTAAAGAAGTAACTTATCAGCATACAACCTGCGACCTGCTCAATTCAGTCTCTTTACAACTTGTTGATGCTATAGAGAATATTAAAAACCAGGAAGAAAGGCTGGCAAAAGAAAGATTAGAAAGAAACAGAACGGGAAGCGTCAAATTTTAA
- the rsfS gene encoding ribosome silencing factor translates to MIKKTTPLSIAKESAKLMWAKKTKDIVLLNISKLTAIADYFVIGTVESSVQMDAVIDSIKKNFKQKGLLQLSRQEMKDSSPSWQIIDYGSVVVHVMTKEAREFYSLENVWHKARKLSFKK, encoded by the coding sequence ATGATCAAGAAAACTACACCGCTGAGTATAGCGAAAGAATCCGCAAAATTAATGTGGGCCAAAAAAACCAAAGATATTGTATTGCTAAACATCAGCAAACTTACCGCGATCGCTGACTATTTTGTGATCGGCACCGTAGAATCAAGCGTTCAAATGGACGCAGTAATTGACTCAATCAAAAAAAACTTTAAGCAAAAAGGCCTTCTTCAGCTATCGCGCCAGGAAATGAAGGATTCATCTCCAAGCTGGCAGATAATAGATTACGGCAGCGTGGTTGTGCACGTAATGACAAAAGAAGCGCGGGAATTCTACTCACTGGAAAATGTATGGCACAAAGCAAGAAAACTTTCGTTCAAGAAATAA
- a CDS encoding arginine--tRNA ligase has product MAQSKKTFVQEIRNNIYELLELENDFEFSLEEPPQNFNADLSTNVVLLLAKKEKTNPKTLSEGIIKKLEKAPYFSKIEFVPPGFLNFHISKELLESELEKVLAQGDKYPEIDLYDGNPVLIDFVSSNPTGPLHIGHGRGAVIGDALARIYTQLGFKILKEYYVNDVGVQMNFLAQSVELQAKIIKSEDVSSISTEKLYKGTYIAEIAKKLLEEYRDKIPEISVIKEFAVTEILKDIRSDLAEFKVEFDSWQYESELHNKGIVKKVVEGLHKDGFLFEKDSALWFKTEDSIDEKDRVIQKQDGRYTYFGADIAYHWYKFERGYKKLLNIWGCDHHGYVPRIKSAMLSIGHKPEDVEVLLYQLVSLSRNGERVRMSTRAGEFVTLREVREEIGTDAARYFLSTKTPGTHLEFDLELAKKKANENPIFYIQYAHTRCCGILREAEKTQSISAVSKIDYSLLKENLEHQIIKKITLYPDVLHRCIKNLSPHYLATYLLDFAGLFHRYYDTHRVVTQDPEQTRARIALIKSIKITLKNGLSLLAITAPEKM; this is encoded by the coding sequence ATGGCACAAAGCAAGAAAACTTTCGTTCAAGAAATAAGAAATAATATTTACGAACTGCTTGAATTAGAAAACGATTTTGAATTCAGCCTGGAAGAACCTCCTCAGAACTTCAATGCTGACCTTTCAACAAACGTAGTCCTTCTGCTGGCAAAAAAAGAAAAAACCAACCCAAAAACGCTTTCTGAAGGAATTATAAAAAAACTTGAGAAAGCGCCGTATTTTTCTAAAATAGAATTTGTTCCTCCGGGTTTCCTGAATTTTCATATTTCAAAAGAACTTCTTGAGAGTGAACTTGAAAAAGTCCTGGCCCAAGGGGACAAATACCCTGAAATTGATTTATACGACGGCAACCCGGTACTAATTGATTTTGTTTCAAGCAACCCCACAGGCCCTCTGCATATCGGCCACGGCAGGGGCGCTGTAATAGGAGACGCTCTTGCCAGAATATACACCCAGTTAGGTTTTAAAATCCTGAAAGAATATTACGTAAACGATGTAGGCGTCCAGATGAATTTTCTGGCGCAATCCGTTGAACTGCAGGCAAAAATAATCAAAAGCGAAGATGTTTCATCAATCAGCACAGAAAAACTATATAAGGGAACCTACATCGCGGAAATTGCAAAAAAGCTGCTTGAAGAATACCGGGATAAAATACCGGAAATTTCTGTTATCAAGGAATTTGCGGTTACTGAAATATTGAAGGATATAAGAAGCGACCTAGCAGAATTTAAAGTTGAGTTTGATTCCTGGCAGTATGAGTCAGAGCTGCATAATAAAGGCATAGTCAAAAAAGTGGTTGAAGGCCTCCATAAAGACGGATTTTTGTTTGAAAAAGATTCCGCTCTCTGGTTCAAAACCGAAGATTCAATAGATGAGAAGGACCGCGTTATCCAAAAACAGGACGGCAGGTACACTTATTTCGGCGCGGATATAGCTTATCACTGGTACAAATTTGAAAGAGGCTATAAAAAACTACTGAATATCTGGGGCTGTGACCATCACGGGTATGTTCCAAGAATTAAATCCGCCATGTTATCTATCGGGCATAAACCGGAAGATGTGGAAGTATTGCTCTACCAGCTTGTATCTCTTTCAAGAAACGGCGAAAGGGTCAGGATGTCAACAAGAGCGGGGGAATTTGTGACCCTGCGTGAAGTGCGGGAAGAAATAGGAACGGATGCCGCCAGATACTTCCTCTCTACAAAAACTCCAGGCACACACCTGGAATTTGACCTGGAACTGGCAAAAAAGAAAGCAAATGAAAATCCGATATTTTATATTCAATACGCCCACACGCGCTGCTGCGGAATCCTGAGAGAAGCGGAAAAAACCCAATCAATCTCTGCTGTATCTAAAATTGACTATAGCCTTTTGAAAGAAAATCTCGAGCACCAGATTATTAAAAAAATAACTTTGTACCCCGACGTACTGCACAGATGCATAAAAAATCTGTCGCCCCATTACCTGGCAACCTATTTGCTTGATTTTGCCGGGTTATTTCACAGATATTACGACACTCACCGCGTAGTTACCCAGGATCCAGAACAAACCCGGGCCAGGATCGCATTAATAAAATCAATAAAAATTACATTAAAAAATGGGCTTTCTTTGCTTGCTATCACTGCCCCGGAGAAAATGTGA
- a CDS encoding NAD-binding protein, producing the protein MNIFKDIPKRILVSFMLMVIVFFVGTFGYMVIEHWKFLDSLFMTVITLATVGYGETNPLTTQGRIFTIFLILTGIGILTYVFTTGMSFLIEGELTGLMRRRKMEKAIKALKNHYIICVDSETGEYAIEEFVKTKQDVVVITNNKHIAEKLNESILLIYGNPEEDRTLQTAGIENAAGLVSILQEDKDNLFVVLSAKGFNPNLKIVTQAKERESVAKLQKAGADEVISTNLIGGMRIASAALRPTVVSFLDRMLYQTVDNEPLRIEEETISDKSPLTGKALSDCNINEKVGLIVIAIRESKTEKFIYNPKQNYKLNSGDTLIVIGTPTQVKQLHSLIEVGV; encoded by the coding sequence ATGAACATTTTTAAAGACATCCCAAAAAGAATCCTTGTATCCTTCATGTTAATGGTAATTGTTTTTTTTGTAGGCACTTTCGGTTATATGGTCATAGAACACTGGAAGTTCCTTGACTCGCTTTTTATGACTGTTATTACTCTTGCCACTGTAGGCTACGGCGAAACTAACCCGCTTACAACCCAAGGCAGGATATTCACCATTTTTCTTATTTTAACAGGCATCGGAATTTTAACCTATGTATTTACCACCGGCATGTCATTTCTAATTGAAGGCGAACTAACCGGCCTTATGAGGAGGCGTAAAATGGAAAAAGCAATAAAAGCGCTGAAAAACCATTATATTATCTGTGTAGACAGTGAAACCGGCGAATATGCAATAGAAGAATTTGTAAAAACCAAACAGGACGTAGTAGTTATTACAAACAACAAACATATTGCCGAGAAACTGAACGAGAGCATACTATTAATTTACGGCAACCCTGAAGAAGATAGAACTCTTCAAACAGCAGGCATAGAAAACGCTGCCGGCCTGGTTTCCATATTGCAGGAAGACAAAGATAATCTTTTTGTGGTACTTTCAGCAAAAGGGTTTAACCCCAACCTCAAAATAGTTACCCAGGCAAAAGAACGGGAAAGTGTTGCAAAGTTGCAGAAAGCCGGCGCGGACGAAGTTATATCAACAAACTTAATAGGAGGCATGAGAATCGCATCCGCAGCTCTAAGGCCTACGGTGGTTTCTTTTCTTGACCGGATGCTTTACCAGACAGTTGATAATGAACCCCTGCGCATCGAAGAAGAAACAATTTCCGACAAATCGCCGCTGACAGGAAAAGCGCTTTCTGATTGCAATATAAACGAAAAAGTCGGACTGATCGTAATTGCAATAAGGGAAAGTAAAACTGAAAAATTTATCTATAACCCTAAACAAAACTATAAACTTAATTCCGGTGATACCTTAATTGTAATCGGCACGCCAACTCAGGTAAAACAGCTTCATAGTTTGATAGAGGTGGGGGTTTGA
- a CDS encoding acetyl-CoA carboxylase carboxyltransferase subunit alpha: MAEEFQGLDFEQPIVELENRIAELKKISNNPANKDGIPQVNVNAEIKTLEEKCHTLKHDIYSNLIPAQRVKFARHPKRPYSLDYINLIFTDFTELHGDRNFSDDKALIAGFALLDGEPVAILAQQKGRTLQENMERNFGSMHPEGYRKALRIMKLAEKFNRPVISFIDTMGAYPGIGAEERGQGEAIARNLREMSIVETPIICIVIGEGGSGGALGIGVTDKILMLENAYYSVISPEGCASILFHDATKYAEAAEAMKITAPDLLKLKVIDEIVTEPLGGANKDINLTAENMKKAFIKNLSALKKMKIPELLKARYKKYRSIGNFTENKKSKKED; this comes from the coding sequence ATGGCAGAAGAATTCCAGGGATTAGATTTCGAACAGCCTATAGTTGAACTTGAAAATAGAATTGCCGAACTTAAAAAAATTTCAAACAATCCGGCGAACAAAGACGGTATTCCCCAGGTAAACGTTAACGCCGAAATAAAAACCCTGGAAGAAAAATGCCATACTCTAAAGCACGACATTTATTCAAACCTGATTCCCGCGCAGCGGGTAAAATTTGCCCGCCATCCTAAAAGGCCTTACAGCCTGGATTATATCAACCTTATTTTTACGGATTTTACAGAACTGCACGGCGATAGAAACTTTTCCGATGATAAGGCGCTTATTGCCGGCTTCGCACTGCTCGACGGCGAACCCGTTGCCATATTAGCCCAGCAAAAAGGCAGAACCCTGCAGGAAAACATGGAACGTAACTTCGGATCCATGCACCCTGAAGGTTACAGGAAAGCATTGCGTATTATGAAATTGGCAGAAAAATTTAACAGGCCTGTCATTTCTTTCATTGATACTATGGGAGCTTATCCGGGTATAGGAGCGGAAGAAAGGGGCCAGGGCGAAGCAATAGCAAGAAACCTCAGGGAAATGTCCATTGTTGAAACACCGATAATCTGCATTGTCATCGGGGAAGGCGGTTCAGGGGGAGCGTTAGGTATCGGCGTAACTGATAAGATTCTTATGCTTGAAAATGCTTACTATTCTGTTATAAGCCCTGAAGGCTGCGCGAGCATTTTATTTCATGATGCCACAAAATACGCAGAGGCTGCAGAAGCCATGAAAATCACCGCGCCGGACTTATTAAAACTTAAAGTAATAGATGAGATTGTCACTGAACCTCTCGGTGGAGCCAATAAGGATATCAATCTGACTGCAGAAAATATGAAAAAAGCTTTTATCAAAAATTTATCAGCCCTTAAAAAAATGAAAATTCCGGAATTACTCAAGGCAAGATATAAAAAGTACCGCTCCATAGGCAATTTTACGGAAAATAAAAAATCCAAGAAGGAGGATTAA
- a CDS encoding class II fructose-bisphosphate aldolase: MKEHADKKSLIDSIKDTIKFSKDGSAVEILNDKKLRSELIDELVWNSAFSPSEEVRNMSRFIIRLLGQKLGNGPASIFEVYKARGEGKIKGFTVPAINVRQLSYDFARAVFRAAKKANVGLFIFEIARSESGYTDQRPSEFAAAMLAAAIKENYPNPIFVQGDHYQVNGKKYKEDAAKEMKGAKDLLQESIEAGFFNIDLDTSTLVDLSKTSIDEQQKPNFDVAAELTKFTRSIQPEGIDVMLGGEIGEIGGSNSNEAEMRAYLNGYLKEIGKISGISKIAVQTGTSHGGVPLPDGSIASVKLDFNVLEKLGKIARDEYKISGCVQHGASTLPADLFDKFSKVETSEIHLATEFQNMIFDSPAFPESLKKEINEWCVKNCAAERKSTDTDQQFLYKTRKKANGPFKKAIWSLPQSARDTITEALEEKFVFYFDKLNVKNSAEIVKKYVKTANVAVKAPTSGGIKEAFEGAD, encoded by the coding sequence ATGAAAGAGCATGCAGACAAAAAATCTTTGATAGACAGCATCAAAGACACAATCAAATTTAGCAAAGACGGTTCAGCTGTTGAAATTCTTAATGATAAAAAATTAAGAAGCGAACTGATAGACGAACTGGTCTGGAACTCGGCATTTTCGCCCAGCGAAGAAGTACGCAATATGTCCAGATTCATTATCAGGCTTTTAGGACAAAAGCTGGGAAACGGACCGGCTTCAATATTTGAGGTTTACAAAGCCCGCGGCGAAGGAAAAATAAAAGGTTTTACAGTTCCGGCGATAAACGTAAGGCAGCTCAGCTACGATTTCGCAAGAGCAGTCTTCAGAGCGGCCAAGAAAGCAAATGTCGGCCTTTTTATTTTTGAAATAGCCCGTTCAGAATCCGGCTATACTGACCAGAGGCCTTCTGAATTTGCAGCGGCAATGCTGGCTGCCGCAATAAAAGAAAATTATCCTAACCCAATATTCGTCCAAGGCGACCATTACCAGGTAAACGGTAAAAAATATAAAGAAGATGCGGCAAAAGAAATGAAAGGCGCAAAAGACCTTCTTCAGGAATCAATTGAAGCAGGATTTTTCAACATTGACCTTGATACATCAACTCTTGTAGATCTTTCGAAAACATCGATAGATGAACAACAGAAACCCAATTTTGATGTTGCCGCTGAATTAACAAAATTCACCAGAAGTATTCAGCCCGAAGGCATTGATGTAATGCTCGGCGGGGAAATCGGCGAAATAGGCGGATCAAATTCAAATGAAGCCGAGATGCGCGCTTATTTGAACGGCTATTTGAAAGAGATCGGAAAAATATCAGGGATTTCGAAAATAGCAGTTCAAACCGGAACTTCGCACGGCGGAGTACCTCTTCCAGACGGAAGCATAGCCTCGGTAAAACTTGATTTTAATGTCCTTGAAAAATTAGGCAAAATTGCCCGCGATGAATACAAGATTTCCGGCTGTGTACAGCACGGAGCTTCCACTCTTCCGGCTGATTTGTTTGATAAGTTTTCAAAAGTCGAGACTTCGGAAATCCACCTGGCAACAGAATTCCAGAACATGATTTTTGACAGCCCTGCTTTTCCGGAAAGCCTTAAAAAAGAAATCAATGAATGGTGCGTTAAGAATTGCGCCGCTGAAAGAAAATCAACTGATACCGACCAGCAGTTCCTTTATAAAACACGTAAAAAAGCCAACGGCCCGTTCAAAAAAGCCATTTGGTCGCTTCCTCAAAGCGCAAGGGATACAATTACTGAAGCGTTGGAGGAAAAATTTGTATTTTATTTCGACAAATTGAACGTAAAAAATAGCGCTGAAATAGTGAAAAAATATGTAAAAACAGCAAACGTTGCGGTTAAAGCACCAACCAGCGGCGGAATAAAAGAAGCTTTTGAAGGCGCAGACTGA
- a CDS encoding threonine synthase: MYKGVIERYKKYLPVTDKTPIITLYEGNTPLLRAKNIESHLKLDLKIYLKCEGFNPTGSFKDRGMTMAISKAVEEKANAVICASTGNTSASAAAYSAKAGIKCIVIIPEGSIALGKLSQAMMHGAKVIAIKGNFDEALTLVKKISETYPVTVVNSINPYRIEGQKTGSFEIIEFLGDAPDYQFMPVGNAGNITAYWKGYKEYQQFQISNLKLPRMMGFQAKGSAPIVLGKPIKHPKTLATAIKIGNPASWKQAEAARDESKGVIDTVTDTEIINAYKLLAGLEGVFAEPASAASLAGLIKYSAKLKKENGKTAICILTGHGLKDPERAIKSIKQPTVVEAKLEKILKAIKL; encoded by the coding sequence ATGTATAAAGGCGTTATAGAACGCTACAAGAAATACCTCCCGGTAACCGATAAAACCCCGATTATAACTTTGTATGAAGGGAATACTCCTCTTTTAAGGGCAAAAAACATAGAATCACACTTGAAACTGGACTTAAAGATTTACTTGAAGTGTGAGGGTTTTAATCCAACCGGCTCATTTAAAGACCGCGGTATGACTATGGCCATTTCAAAAGCTGTGGAAGAAAAAGCAAACGCGGTCATTTGCGCTTCTACCGGCAATACTTCAGCCAGCGCAGCCGCTTATTCCGCCAAAGCCGGCATCAAATGTATCGTAATTATACCGGAGGGCTCAATTGCTCTTGGAAAACTATCGCAGGCAATGATGCATGGTGCCAAAGTTATCGCCATTAAAGGCAACTTTGACGAAGCTCTCACCCTTGTTAAAAAAATCAGCGAAACCTACCCGGTAACAGTTGTCAATTCAATAAACCCGTATAGAATTGAAGGCCAGAAAACCGGATCATTTGAAATTATAGAATTTTTGGGAGACGCTCCCGATTACCAGTTCATGCCCGTAGGAAACGCGGGAAATATTACAGCTTATTGGAAAGGGTATAAAGAATATCAACAATTTCAAATTTCAAATCTCAAATTGCCGCGCATGATGGGGTTTCAGGCAAAAGGCTCAGCGCCGATAGTTTTAGGAAAACCCATCAAGCACCCGAAAACCCTTGCAACCGCAATAAAGATAGGCAACCCGGCCAGCTGGAAACAGGCAGAAGCCGCGAGAGACGAATCCAAAGGTGTTATCGATACCGTAACAGATACCGAAATTATAAATGCTTATAAACTTTTAGCCGGATTGGAAGGCGTGTTTGCCGAACCTGCAAGCGCGGCCTCTTTGGCAGGGCTTATAAAATATTCTGCTAAATTAAAAAAGGAAAACGGAAAAACCGCTATTTGCATTTTGACCGGACACGGGCTTAAAGACCCTGAAAGAGCAATAAAATCGATAAAACAGCCTACAGTTGTGGAAGCAAAACTTGAAAAAATATTGAAAGCGATAAAACTATAG
- a CDS encoding DUF3467 domain-containing protein: MAEQNQPSLETKQIQIEVDDQTAQGIYCNLALISHNETEFVFDFIFVQPQAPKAKIRSRIITSPQHMKRLLLAINDNIKKYELQFGEIKTPQAVEEKKVGFFH; encoded by the coding sequence ATGGCCGAACAAAATCAACCGTCACTTGAGACAAAACAGATTCAGATTGAAGTAGATGACCAGACTGCGCAGGGGATTTATTGTAACTTAGCGTTAATATCCCATAATGAAACCGAATTTGTGTTCGATTTTATCTTTGTCCAGCCCCAGGCGCCAAAAGCAAAAATAAGGTCAAGAATAATAACTTCGCCCCAGCATATGAAACGCCTGCTTTTGGCAATTAATGACAACATAAAAAAATATGAACTGCAATTCGGCGAGATAAAAACACCTCAAGCAGTAGAAGAAAAAAAAGTAGGTTTCTTTCACTAA